A genome region from Blautia coccoides includes the following:
- a CDS encoding ABC transporter permease yields MKARKNKTGTAVMAGTKKPFLKKVKDNRTLLLMCLPAVVFFIVFNYCPLPGVYIAFTNYNFRDGIFGSPFVGLKNFEFLIQSGELWKLTRNTLLYNVVFIVLGNVVQITLAVMLNEVRNKYFKKVSQTIMFLPYFISVVLIGAIAFNILNYDTGALNTLLRETGGDPLKIYSMAGIWPFIIIFCQMWQQTGYGSVVYFAAICGIDSGMMEAAEVDGATSWQRIRYIILPSLKPTFIILLLFALGGIMKGNFGLFWNMVGNNSQLFQTTDIIETFVYRTMTTQNNFSTSSAVGLYQSIFGFALVMFSNWLVKRIDPDYALF; encoded by the coding sequence GTGAAAGCAAGGAAAAATAAAACGGGAACAGCAGTCATGGCTGGTACAAAAAAGCCATTTCTGAAAAAGGTGAAGGATAACCGGACATTGCTGCTGATGTGCCTTCCTGCTGTGGTATTTTTTATAGTCTTTAATTACTGCCCTTTGCCGGGTGTGTACATAGCATTTACAAACTATAATTTCCGGGACGGAATATTTGGCAGTCCTTTTGTGGGGCTGAAAAACTTTGAGTTTCTGATCCAATCCGGTGAACTGTGGAAACTGACCAGAAACACACTGCTTTATAATGTAGTCTTTATCGTTTTGGGCAATGTGGTGCAGATCACCCTTGCTGTTATGCTGAATGAGGTACGCAACAAATACTTTAAAAAAGTATCCCAGACGATCATGTTCCTGCCGTACTTCATTTCCGTGGTGCTGATTGGAGCCATAGCGTTTAATATCCTGAATTATGACACAGGTGCTCTGAACACACTGCTGCGCGAAACCGGCGGAGATCCTTTAAAGATTTACAGTATGGCGGGGATATGGCCCTTTATCATTATCTTCTGTCAGATGTGGCAGCAGACAGGCTACGGTTCTGTTGTTTACTTTGCGGCAATATGCGGCATTGACTCCGGTATGATGGAGGCAGCAGAAGTGGACGGGGCTACGAGCTGGCAGAGGATCCGTTACATAATACTTCCGAGTCTGAAACCGACATTCATTATTCTTCTGCTCTTTGCTCTGGGCGGTATCATGAAGGGTAACTTCGGCCTCTTCTGGAATATGGTGGGCAATAACTCCCAGCTCTTCCAGACAACCGACATTATCGAGACCTTTGTTTACAGGACTATGACTACGCAGAATAACTTTTCCACATCATCTGCGGTGGGGCTGTATCAGTCCATCTTTGGATTTGCCCTTGTTATGTTCAGCAACTGGCTGGTAAAACGGATCGATCCGGATTACGCATTATTCTAG
- a CDS encoding LacI family DNA-binding transcriptional regulator, whose protein sequence is MGRERVSIYHIAKEAGVSPATVSRVLTGNANVSTEKRIKVEALIKKYDFRPNAMARSLSSTQTKLVGFLIPDIRNPFYATLAVACERAANERGYSLMLSNYLNDMELQEQNLQKMIEMRVDALIMIGGKVDEMVSDEEYVEKINQITDTIPVVITGKLDGSDCYQVNIDQKKAAETAVEHLIAYGHTKIALIGGRRDVNSTYTKRVTYRSCLRKHGIEFSADDIVETPEYSIECGLQVMDRIFDSGQPLPTAVIAINDFMAMGIMQSIRRHGLGIPDDISILSFDDTFIAESETPCLTSVGYNYDKFAGALVETAILAIEGKNPPKMQLIPPSLVVRESTAKI, encoded by the coding sequence ATGGGAAGAGAAAGAGTAAGTATTTATCATATCGCAAAGGAAGCAGGGGTATCCCCGGCTACCGTTTCCAGAGTATTGACCGGCAATGCCAATGTCAGTACAGAGAAACGTATAAAGGTGGAAGCCCTTATCAAGAAGTATGATTTCCGGCCGAATGCCATGGCGCGCAGTCTGAGCAGCACCCAAACGAAGCTTGTGGGGTTCCTGATCCCGGATATCAGAAATCCTTTTTATGCAACACTTGCTGTGGCCTGTGAGAGGGCTGCCAATGAGAGAGGGTACAGCCTGATGCTCAGCAATTATCTGAATGATATGGAGCTTCAGGAGCAGAACCTGCAGAAGATGATCGAGATGCGGGTGGATGCCCTGATCATGATCGGCGGCAAAGTGGACGAGATGGTATCAGACGAGGAGTATGTGGAGAAGATCAACCAGATCACAGATACGATCCCCGTGGTGATCACAGGCAAACTGGACGGCAGTGACTGCTATCAGGTTAATATAGATCAGAAAAAGGCTGCAGAAACCGCAGTGGAGCATCTGATCGCATACGGCCATACGAAAATTGCCCTGATCGGAGGCCGAAGAGATGTGAATTCCACCTATACAAAGCGGGTTACTTACAGAAGCTGCCTCAGAAAACATGGAATCGAGTTCTCTGCCGATGACATTGTGGAGACCCCGGAGTATTCTATTGAGTGCGGACTTCAGGTGATGGACAGGATTTTCGACAGCGGACAGCCGCTTCCGACCGCAGTGATCGCGATCAATGATTTTATGGCAATGGGGATCATGCAGTCTATCCGCCGCCACGGACTTGGAATACCGGATGATATCTCTATTTTAAGCTTTGATGATACGTTCATTGCTGAGTCTGAGACCCCGTGCCTGACAAGTGTGGGATACAATTACGACAAATTTGCAGGCGCTCTGGTGGAGACCGCTATTCTGGCAATTGAGGGGAAAAATCCGCCGAAAATGCAGCTCATACCCCCCAGCCTGGTGGTTAGAGAGTCTACAGCAAAGATATAG